The Bifidobacterium animalis subsp. animalis ATCC 25527 genomic interval CTTCTCCCTCGATCTCGCTGGCACTCATTTGGGAGACCTGGCCGCGTCAACGAGCGACATGCGCAGGAACCATGCCGTGCTCGCCATGTTCGCGATGGCGCAGGCCAGCGGGCACGAACCTGACGTCTCCATTAGCATAGAGAAGCGCATTCCCGTCGCAGCCGGCCTGGGAGGCGGCTCGGCGGATGCGGCAGGCACACTGCTCGCGCTCAATGCGTTGTGGAATCTCAATTGGCCAGTGGCACGACTCCGCGAGATAGCGGCCACCTTGGGCGCCGACATGCCGTTCTGCGTTACCGGCGGCCTGGCTTTGGGCACCGGCTTCGGCGAGCGTATAGAGGATCTGACCGCATCCGACCCGCGTATCGAACATGCGGTGGGCGATCTGTTCGCAGATGCCCCCTCCGGCGATGGCGCGCACATGCTCGTCGGCGCATACCTGTCACAGCTGAGCACGCCAGAAGTCTACTCCACCTTCGACGTGCTCGGCGCAGGAGAAGGCGACCTCAACGAGTTGCAGCACGCCGCCGTCTCGCTGCATCCGCGCAGCGGCGTGGCCATCCGCGAAGCTCAGCAGGCGGGCGCGACGAGTGCCTTCGTCTCCGGATCGGGCCCTACCGTGATCGCCGTGGTGCCTAACGACCGGGTGCGCGAGGCGACGCGCGCGGCATGGCAGGCTTCCGGGGCCGTCGACCGCATCATCGAAGCACAGGTGCCGGCCGTACCGCTCATGCGAGCCGAGTAGCGGGC includes:
- a CDS encoding 4-(cytidine 5'-diphospho)-2-C-methyl-D-erythritol kinase gives rise to the protein MSAPNGARFQTPMLRADYASVHVDCPAKTNLTLHVGERREEWDGRHTLETIYCGVGIYDTVTVTAKEPGTGFSLDLAGTHLGDLAASTSDMRRNHAVLAMFAMAQASGHEPDVSISIEKRIPVAAGLGGGSADAAGTLLALNALWNLNWPVARLREIAATLGADMPFCVTGGLALGTGFGERIEDLTASDPRIEHAVGDLFADAPSGDGAHMLVGAYLSQLSTPEVYSTFDVLGAGEGDLNELQHAAVSLHPRSGVAIREAQQAGATSAFVSGSGPTVIAVVPNDRVREATRAAWQASGAVDRIIEAQVPAVPLMRAE